From the Neobacillus sp. PS3-34 genome, the window GTTATGGTGAATAACTATGATTGGCAGGATCAATGGATATCGTTACTTTCTTGCGTGATTACGGAAAACATGTAGGTGTCAATTACATGCTTGCAAAAGACACGATTTCTTCAAGACTTGAAACTGGTATTTCTTTTACAGAATTCACTTACACCATTCTCCAGGCAATGGACTTTAAGCTTTTATATGAGCACCATAACTGCAGGATGCAAATTGGGGGAAGCGACCAGTGGGGCAATATTACCTCAGGGCTTGAACTGATCCGCAAAATGCTGCCGGAAGGTCCAAAGGCTTTTGGTTTAACAATTCCGCTTGTGACAAAGGCGGATGGAACTAAGTTTGGAAAATCAGAAAGCGGTTCTGTATGGCTGGATCCTGAAAAAACATCTCCATATGAATTTTACCAATTCTGGATTAACACAGCGGATGCCGATGTAATCAAATACTTGAAATTCTTTACATTCCTTTCTCACGAAGAAATTGAAGCTCTAGAAACCTCCGTCAAAGAAGAAGCGCATTTAAGAAAAGCCCAAAAGCCTGGCGGAAGAGATCACGCGTATGATTCACGGAGATGAAGCTTTACAGCAAGCCATCAAGATTACGGCTGCTCTGTTTAGTGGAGAAGTCAAAAATTTGACTGCAGGGGAAATCAAGCAGGGGTTCAAGGATGTTCCTTCTTTTGATGCTGCAGGTGAAACCAATTTGGTCGAGCTGCTTGTCGCTTCAAAAATCTGCCCATCCAAACGCCAGGCCAGAGAAGATGTAACGAACGGAGCCGTTTCCATTAATGGGGAGCGTGTAACCGACATAGAGTATACTTTATCTGAGGCTGATCGGATTGAAGCTCAATTTACCATTATCCGCAGGGGCAAGAAAAAGTACTTCTTAATTAAATATTAATAGCTGTACATTTTGTTAAAGCTTAATAATGAAACGACTTTAAAAATGGCGTATGGATTAGCATACGTCATTTTTTTATCGTCTAGGAAATTATAAAATTAAATGATGTGAATAACTTCTACAAGTTGTATTAATCTAGCTCCACAAGGAAAGCTTCGGTAGCATATGCTTCGCACGAAGAAAAAGCGATAGCTTTTTCGAGGAGCCCCCAGCCCCTCGGGGTCATAAGCCAAATCACTCCAGAAATCAGGATTTCCTGCATGATTCGTCTTATGCCTGTAGGGGCTTACCAGGGCGCTTGCGCCTTTTGTTCTTAGAAAAAAGATGGTTAGTCTTTGAGGTGTTTTATGACACCTTACATTTAATAACACTTTGTGCAGTCTGTTATTTATGCAATAAAAAGAGCCTTGCCAATAATGGCAAGGCCTAAAAGACTTATTAACGAGAGTAGAATTCAACGATAAGAGCTTCGTTGATTTCAGCAGGAAGTTCAGAACGCTCTGGTAAGCGAGTGAATGTTCCTTCAAGCTTGTCAGCATCGAAAGTTAAGAAGTCAGGTACGAAGTTGTTTACTTCTACAGCTTCCTTCACAACATCAAGATTGCGTGACTTTTCACGAAGGCTGATTGTTTGTCCAGCAGCAACGCGGTAAGATGGGATGTCAACGCGTGAACCATCAACAAGGATGTGTCCGTGGTTAACTAATTGGCGTGCAGCACGACGAGTGCGAGCCAATCCTAAACGGTAAACAACGTTGTCTAAACGTGCTTCAAGAAGGATCATGAAGTTTTCACCATGTTTACCAGGCATTTTGCCTGCTTTGTCAAACAGGTTGCGGAACTGACGCTCAGTTACTCCGTACATGTGACGAAGTTTTTGTTTTTCCTGCAATTGCAATCCGTATTCA encodes:
- a CDS encoding S4 domain-containing protein, coding for MIHGDEALQQAIKITAALFSGEVKNLTAGEIKQGFKDVPSFDAAGETNLVELLVASKICPSKRQAREDVTNGAVSINGERVTDIEYTLSEADRIEAQFTIIRRGKKKYFLIKY
- the rpsD gene encoding 30S ribosomal protein S4 gives rise to the protein MARYTGSSWKISRRLGISLSGTGKELEKRPYAPGQHGPNQRKKLSEYGLQLQEKQKLRHMYGVTERQFRNLFDKAGKMPGKHGENFMILLEARLDNVVYRLGLARTRRAARQLVNHGHILVDGSRVDIPSYRVAAGQTISLREKSRNLDVVKEAVEVNNFVPDFLTFDADKLEGTFTRLPERSELPAEINEALIVEFYSR